In Verrucomicrobiia bacterium, a single genomic region encodes these proteins:
- a CDS encoding HD domain-containing protein, whose amino-acid sequence MNQREVPKPSIPAPEQMEVERFGENDDQYIVGQRLPLVEEFVGLFQEKGLEREAEAYRVVADFAAEVQARGGAAFLVGGCVRDHLAGKVPKDFDIEVFGLEAEEVGEVAAQFGEVSEVGKAFGIRKLFTEQGFDLDISLPRTDSKTGDGHTDVEVTVDPFMSIKEAARRRDFTINTLCANPLTGDIYDPHGGVKDLEEKILRVTDAELFADDPLRVMRGIQFVGRFDLAIDPESYEVMRDMVPHLKHLSRERFVAEWQKLLLKSEVPSKGLKMAMEMGIFHETYPDFPPLAETEQDPEFHPEGDVWTHTLMVVDKGAEGIKKRGTDPEKAFTVILADLCHDLGKPATTEHIDGHIRALGHEAAGVEPTERFLDSIGIVGKGNIQRQKVLNLVRDHMMPHQLYKTEVEHGNAIGKGAIRRLAARIYPATMEELVMVAEADYLGRGPFPDGEGNLKMPDDFSAGPWLMERAREVDVEQGKPADLLMGRELVEIGYQPGKSFKDILRLANELRDTLDYDHDDVMGILRESPQKDAIETLELALERGWRPKLAGNKE is encoded by the coding sequence ATGAACCAGCGCGAAGTCCCAAAACCCTCTATCCCAGCTCCCGAACAAATGGAAGTTGAGCGTTTTGGTGAGAATGATGACCAATATATTGTGGGGCAGCGCCTTCCATTGGTTGAGGAGTTTGTGGGCCTGTTCCAGGAGAAGGGCTTAGAGCGGGAGGCGGAAGCCTACAGGGTGGTGGCCGACTTTGCCGCTGAAGTGCAGGCACGGGGCGGAGCAGCCTTCTTGGTGGGTGGCTGTGTCCGCGACCACTTGGCGGGAAAGGTCCCGAAAGATTTTGACATCGAAGTGTTTGGCTTGGAGGCTGAAGAGGTTGGGGAAGTAGCGGCGCAATTTGGCGAGGTTAGCGAGGTGGGGAAGGCCTTTGGTATCCGCAAGCTGTTTACCGAGCAGGGCTTTGACCTGGACATCTCCCTTCCGCGCACAGATTCCAAGACAGGTGACGGACACACGGACGTGGAGGTTACCGTTGACCCCTTCATGAGCATCAAAGAGGCAGCACGCCGCAGGGATTTCACCATCAACACCCTTTGCGCCAACCCGCTGACCGGCGACATTTATGACCCGCATGGTGGGGTGAAGGATCTGGAAGAAAAAATACTGCGCGTTACCGATGCGGAACTTTTTGCCGATGACCCCCTTCGCGTTATGCGCGGCATTCAGTTTGTGGGGCGCTTTGACCTGGCCATAGACCCTGAGAGCTATGAAGTGATGCGTGACATGGTTCCTCACCTCAAGCACCTGTCCCGTGAACGGTTTGTGGCAGAGTGGCAAAAACTGCTCTTAAAGTCCGAAGTGCCCTCCAAGGGGTTAAAAATGGCCATGGAAATGGGTATTTTCCATGAAACATACCCAGATTTCCCACCGCTTGCGGAGACTGAGCAAGACCCAGAGTTTCACCCTGAAGGGGATGTGTGGACCCACACCCTGATGGTGGTCGACAAGGGCGCCGAAGGCATTAAGAAAAGGGGTACTGATCCGGAGAAGGCGTTTACCGTAATTTTGGCAGACCTTTGTCACGACCTTGGGAAACCCGCCACTACGGAGCATATAGATGGCCACATCAGGGCGTTGGGGCATGAGGCGGCGGGTGTGGAACCTACTGAGCGGTTCCTGGACTCCATTGGGATAGTTGGCAAAGGCAATATTCAGCGCCAAAAGGTGCTTAACTTGGTACGCGACCACATGATGCCTCACCAGCTCTATAAAACAGAGGTGGAGCACGGGAACGCGATAGGCAAAGGTGCTATCCGCCGGTTAGCGGCACGGATCTACCCAGCTACCATGGAAGAGTTGGTAATGGTGGCCGAAGCCGATTACTTGGGCAGGGGTCCATTCCCTGATGGGGAAGGGAACCTGAAGATGCCTGACGATTTCTCCGCCGGACCTTGGCTCATGGAGCGCGCCAGAGAAGTGGATGTGGAGCAGGGCAAGCCTGCCGACCTGCTTATGGGTAGGGAGTTGGTTGAGATAGGGTACCAACCAGGGAAGAGCTTTAAGGATATCCTAAGGCTGGCTAACGAACTGCGCGATACCTTGGATTACGACCACGATGACGTGATGGGCATCCTCCGGGAAAGCCCACAGAAAGATGCCATTGAGACACTGGAGCTAGCCCTGGAGCGGGGTTGGCGCCCTAAGCTGGCTGGAAATAAAGAGTAA